In Scomber japonicus isolate fScoJap1 chromosome 3, fScoJap1.pri, whole genome shotgun sequence, the genomic window TGTAaacatattaattatttaatgtaacttattacagcTGTTAGGGTTAGTGTACCTATTAAGCaacaaaatctaagttcaggtgtttttcatggatactgacatgatttataagggagatcatttcttatgaagcaagatttatctctcatttgaatatttattcattagttcatgtagattttggaatattaaataaagatatttgaagtctgacatgggcttaattggtactgtgacaccatttcagcccatgtgtgttttattttatattatttattatatattgataaacaatgtatataaaaaatgttttcaaagatttaaaaacaataatatatgtattcaggaacatgttaaaaaaaattaaatgaggAAAAATCCTTCCCTTCAAAAACATGcaaagcaacaaaataaatactattCAACATATAATCTAAGCTTTTTACAGAGAATATTCAGATGTAATCATCAACAGTAAACAGATtacagttatatttattttgtaattaaatgatataacgctgttacatgtaactagtaaCTCTCCAACACTAAATATCATTCTTCTACACATCTAGGCTTAATAATATATGTAGCTgatattacacttttattttcCTACTTTTATGTCAATTacatttaataatcatttattatcttttaacttgtgaatttgaaaatgtgtatttaaatttcatttacttataaaaaaaaatgttgaagataagaaattatctcccttataaatcatgtcagtttaacttagattttggtgctcaATGGGAACAGCTGAAAATATtagttagaaaattagaaaagtaataaaaggtaacaatttacattactttgattaactAATtgaaatagtaataatagttacacattacattttaaataaggtaacgagtaatctgtaacctattagaTTTCCAGAATAACCTTCCAGTATCATAAACGGACCAAATCTTCTCCATGATCGCAGTTTAACCACGGACGTACTTTTAAGGTGCACTCAACAATGGCAACAACATGTGAGGTTGGAAACGATGCTGTAGATGAACTAAATGATCCTGGTGCTGCTCCTTACGGAAACTTTATAAACTATTACACATTTAATCCGCCGGAGAACCGCCTCAGTCTGATCCCAGAGACTCTCCTCCAGGATTTAGGATACAGCGGAGACACAACGCTGCTGCTGGACGTGGGGTGTAACTCAGGGGTAAGTGTCTCCAAGCGGCCAGACAGGTGAACATTGTATGGttttaaagacacatttatcATGGTTTGACATAGTGAAGTTATAAAGTGGAACTAGTGCTTTCAGACAAGCTCTTTCACATGATATATATCTTCATTAGTGactctgtcctttctttttcaCTGACTGCAGGATTTAAGTGTTGCTTTATACAAACATCTGGTGCAGCAGCCTGAGTGTGAAGCAGACAGGAGGAAAGTTCACCTCCTGGGCTTCGACCTGGATGAGACCCTCATTGAGCGGGCTCAGCAGACCAACCCTCTGCCTGCTAacatctccttcctccctctggaTATCACTGAAGAGAACAACAAGCAGCTGCAGGATTACCTCCACCAGCACAGCAGCTCCCACttccacctgtgtgtgtgtctggccgTCACCATGTGGGTCCATTTAAACCATGGAGACTCAggtctgctgcagctgctctcTCACCTTGCCTCCATCAGCCAGCACCTCCTGCTGGAGGCTCAGCCCTGGAAGTGTTACCGCTCTGCAGCCAGGAGACTCAGGAAACTGGGACGCTCAGACTTTGACCACTTTAAGACCCTGAAGATCCGTGGAGACATGGCTGAACATGCCAAGGAGCACCTGGAGAGGAACTGTAACATGGACCTCATCCAGAGCTTTGGTAGCACCACTTGGGACCGAaagctgctgctttttaaaaggaGGTGAGACTGAAGGGACACTGTGGAGAGTATTTATTTACAGCACAGGAGCTGCAAGGATAGAAGACACCAAATACACATATgtggagaagaggaggacacTATAGTTGAAGTAATTGCCAGTTAATGTCAACTGAATGATGATTTTTAATAATGAAGTAAAGAAGCCCAAAAGTTCATGCATTCcatcttcttaaatgtgaaaatgtgggTGCATCTTTGTGttaaatgacagtaaactgtATCATTGGGTAGTAGACTTCCACTCATAGAAAACTGAAGatgatttttcattattttctgacatgttaTGACCTAACTGTAGATCAATTAAACAAGAAAAGGCAGATTCACTGATAATGACAGTAATTGTTCATCACATCTCTAAAAATGGATATTGGGATatgtgacacattttaaatgattattttgtgGCTAAAATCTTgaaataaaattgtattttttttgtcatttgtttctgAAATTACTATATATCAGAAATTGCCAGTATACAATCAGTATCATTcagattaaaagattaaaaacagcattttccATTCTCAAGAGGTTATTCCACAGAGTGGATTGAAACACACtagtcaaaaaaacaaaaccaaaatcttgtaattttaatcattttaattacagaatactaaaaataacattacataaaatgtctttttaaaagaaaCCATTGAATATTACAAAGGTTGTAAATTTTGTAAAGTTAGGATATAAAATCTTTGAACAGTGGTGCataattgaaaagaaaaataattttcataaaatgtatatattaactGTTCTACTACATAAAAAATGAGATGGACACAAATCGCAGACAGACGAGATGAGTTGACACCGCCATTACCGCAGTGAGCTCTCCTTTCGAAGGAAGAAAGACTTGAGATGCACAGCACACACCACAATCAGCTTTAAGTTCTCAAGTTATGTctatgtccaaaaaaaaaaaaaaaaaaggggttaCCATTtacaacagaggaaaaaaaaaaacaactacaaaaaaGTGACTTGGTGACTGCTCccaatattcacacacacacacacgtctcgaTGGGTAAAAACCCTACTAAACTGGCCTTGGttccataaacacacagtttttttCCACAGGTTTAAGCTGTACAAAGAGTTGCAAAAAATTTGAGAAACCTCATACTTAAAATCACCCCACCAAGACAGGGAAATAATGATCAGTTGTCTCTCAGTCTCGTAACACAACCATTCCTATATCCTACTGTACAACTGGTCTGTCAGATCCACTGAAAGCTACCGTGGTCACATAATTCAATATCAGGAGGTCAACCGTAAGGAGTTGGAATAGACTATACACAAGGGGGGGAAGAATGGAGAATGGGTGGGTGGggttttggggtggggggggtcatGCATAATCCAACAGTGtgctttgctttcttccttcttctctctgagTTTTTACATCACCCTGTGTCACATCATCAGGAGCCCttgtttagatgtttttttaaatcaacaccACAGAACACTcgtaaaaaggaaaaatcaccAAATCGAGGACATTCGGAGCCTGTTTGAACCGTGGATGTCCCTCTATGTGTGCGACACACTGGCCAGTCGTGTCCAAACAGAGGTATTTCGCTCGTCTCCTGCCGTCTGGGAGACGCTTTGTGTCACATTTTTGGTAAACAGACACATGTGGGAGGAGGTCGAGGGGGAACAGTTCATTAAGGTGTTCTTTCAAAGAAATGTCAAGATATGGTTTTAATTAAGAGTTACGCTGAGTGGCAGAATCACTGTTCCTTCTGTGCAGTAGTAGTGGTTTCTGTGGCCCGTGGAGGGCCCGTTGGAAAGATGCAGGGGGGGAAAAGTGAGTAAGAGAAGGTAGAAGGGAGACAGACAGTAACCCAGAGGAAATCTTAGAAGATAAAAGACATCTGAGACAACGGAGGCATTTAGGAGGAAATGAGGCGAGAGACACCAGCAGAGCTACTTGGTTTGGCTGGTCTGTTGCTCAGACAGCTGGAGTTTTTCACCAGGGATCCAGGAGCTGCTGCTTATCATGTAAGCTAATGCTGTTTAGGTTCAGATGAGTCCCCCTGAGTTAGTGCACACGTCAGAGTCAGGCAGGCCTTGCCCGCTTGTTCGTTAAGAAATCCACAAAAAgaagcaataagaaaaaaaggaaaaaaaaaaaaatcaattcagcAATTTTATATCAAGCTTACAATTAGCTTTGGAAAGAGAGAGCTCGTTGTAGTTTTACAAGTCTGAGATTGGGGGAAGATTTGGGGTGGATGTTGTTAGTGTGGACAAgggttgggggaaaaaagttcaGGAGAAAACACGGCAGCTCCCACAAAGTAGCTGACGTCTGAGTCCTGCTCATTTTCTGGAAACTCTGAGAAGTACGCGTTTTTGTGTTGTGGATGCAATGTGCGCTATGTAGTGCCCAACCAGAGACTGGGTTTGTGTTGTTTGAGCATGCTCATACTTTTATATACTGTGATCTGAACATCTGACATGATTCTCGAGTGGTCGTTGGTGCGGGTCTGCCCAGCAGGCGAGAGTGGTTGGGGATCTGGTCAGGTGCTGGTGTTGCGGTTACGCCGACTGTGcgtcagtcagacagacaggtaggtaGACAGGCAGGTGGGCTGTAACGGAGGGGGGTTGTGGGGATGTTGGGGAGCTGAGGTTAGATCAGGGGAGCCGTGTCCATCAAGCCTTTGTTGGGGTCCAGGCTGGCAAAGAAGCGGACGTCCCGGTCTTTGTCAGACTGCAGGGCCATCACAGTCTCTTCCAGCTCGTCTGAGTAGGCACAGCCCGGCTCCTTGAAATACGCTGTGGATAAAGCACCAGACTGTCAGTGGAGAGAAAACGCTACAAGGTGTGTGTCAGAGAAAGCCTGTGTCAAAGTAATAGTTCAAATAATGCTCTCACATATGTGTAAAGTGTGGAGCCATGGAATGGTTTGCTTAGCTTAAAGACTTCAAACAAGGTAAACAGCCTGTcttaaggtaaaaaaaaagctacCTATCGTGACCTCTAAAGCTCCCCAACTGACACGCCAAGTTACACTCTCACTCCTTAAAAAGATGACTCCAGtcatttagtttatttgcaGTTTACCTTTCTCCATGACGCTCTGTCGCAGAGCCTTGGCCACTAATACGCGAACGTTAGCCACCGGGTCTGAGGAGAGGCTGAGCAGGCTGGGCAGGAGGTGCTGGCTGAACTGATCCATGGGCATACAGTCCTCCTCCACTACGGCCTAAAGAAAATACAACCAAGCATACAACATTGAGTCACACAGACAGGCTAGTGTGaaagacacaaacaggaagaagtGAGTCGAGGCGTTCATGACAATGAAACTCACAATAGCCTGAAGACACGACTGTGTTTGTTCATAAGATAAATCAAACATCTATTAATGCGTGATGGGGGAATTTATATATGTGAATAGGtctagagactaattatgagtcagaatattaactgtatgtaagggttaagcaaTATTGTATGACAGCAGAAAATATGTCTAATACaagataatataaaataaataaaatcaccaCAGTTTCAAGGTCGCCACTCAGGATTAGTGTGACCAGTTCAGTATCGTAAGCGTAATGCCTCAAACCACAGCTGTCATCAGTGGCAAGGCATAAAAACATACCATGTCCAACCAATCACACAAGTGTACAAGATATTTATGGAGATGACAAACAGGTTAGAGAGACGGAATCTGCTCCGTTACACAATTTCATGCTCAGAGATGTGAGATAAGTGCTACACACCTGGCAGATGAAGGCAAAGGCTTGCCGCCCCACCCACTTGGGACAGTGGCAGAACCTGACGGTGAGCTCGTTGATGAAGTTCAGGCCTAGGTCATCGGCCCCACATGCATACAGCTTCTGGAGGATCTCTACAACCTGATAACATAAGCGATAATGGACAAACTTAAGAATTAGGCTCCTCAGTCCAGAGAGGAAAGGGTAAAACTGCAgttaatatgtatttaaagtGGTTAGACAGCTTTCTAGAACATGAGCAAAACAATTTTGGATACTGCTGCACAGACTGAAAACCTCATTTGAATTAAACACATGAGAGGATTACGTGACTCCTCATCACTGTCCTTGTGGCCACGTTAAAATGGTCAAATACTGTACAACTATGAGTCAGAGCATTACTTTATCatgtacacacaacacacacagagcatcgcccagcagtgtgactcatttCCCCTCAGTCCCCTTAAAATTTTTGCTGACCCAATCATCTGTCACAAGCGGCCAGCATATTTCCTCACCAGATGTTCGGTTCCCTCTGcccaataaaaacacaactcgACTGATGTGAACTCACCAGTTTGTATGAGATCCACCTGACCTCTGAGACTTTGTCAGAGCAGAGTGTGAGCGCTATCTGTCTGAGGTAGTCATACACGTCGTAGTGGCTGTACAACTCTATGATCAAGATCAACTGCCTGCAgggggacacagagagagctaCAGTCAGACATAAAAAATGGTTATAGCTtcacaatacaataaacacatttttaaaataaaataaaccacaagtcaaaatgttatattatggATAGAAATGAGGAAATGAACCGTTAGCTGACTAAATTATATGTAATCCATACAAAATtttacaaaaatagaaatgtaacCGCTATTGATTCATCTGAATAACAATCAAATCACATTTCATATTCATCATCTAACTCCGGAAGAGAAACGATATGTGTTACATTTAAcgtgtatacagtatgttaacaCCGCCATCACTCATTGAACTCTTGTCTGAGTAAGAGACTCTGCAAGAATGAAAGTGTGAGTAATTCCTATTTTATCCTGattggaggaggaaaaagaggacgTACTCCGCCAGCTCGTATCTGAACCTCCAGTTGCGGCTGTTGTCCGTCACCATGAACTCCTGCAGCTGGTACAGATATTCTCTCCTTTTGTCCGCGTGCAGCAGCTGCAATAAGCAGATGCACATGAACCATTTTAAGCCATACAGTGTTACCTGGAACACTAACTGTAGTTTTTCTTATCAAATTGAAACAGAGCTCTCAATTTCACCGAGccacaaatgtaaaatgtgcttCATATAAAACAGATTATTAAGTTCACTGTGAATGTTCTTATATTTGGACCAGCAGTAGATACATCTATAATCTCACCTTGAGGAAGTCATAGAGGTGTTTGAGCACACCAATGCGGACCTCATCCAGGTCTTTCAGGAAACCATTAAAGATGGGCACCAGATCAGCCGCTGTCAGCTGGTCTCCCAGGATCACTGCCAGCTCGTGGATGGAGAAGGCGAGCGTACGCCGCACTTTCCACTGAGAGAGGGGAGACAGGATGAGAAGGAGACACGAAAAGATAAGTAGCAGCTATGAACAAGCAACTGGCTGCTACAAAATCCAACAGAGAGCTGCAGTGAGACTATAACATCTGGGTTCTGCTCCAGAAATAAGAACAACTTATTAAATCCCACTTACACatttgacaaataaataaaaatcctgcATGCCATCTGGCTCATTCCATATGTTTGGATATGGATGATAATTTCCATTTATTCAATATCTCTTTAGCATTTGACACTGAAACCGGTGTTCAGTGCTGTGATGTGATAGCAACAGTGTGACTCTGAGCTCAAATGCAGCTGTTTCAAGTGAAGCAACATTTCCCTTTGTACATTTCTCTCTGTTGCTCACATCCTCAAGAAATACATTTGCACAATAATTGACGTTACTTCATGAAAGGCCGGGGACatcactgaaaaacaaacaaagcgtGTTGTCCTTGATGTCGTCTCTCATTTCGAGATGAAATACCAAACCTAATCCCACATCACACTCACGGCTTCCAGTTTCTCCGCCTACCTGCACATCAGTAGCGAGGGTTTCATACGTGTCCTTGAGGCAATGCCAGTTCTGTCGTCCCAGAGTGAGCGCCACCCCCGGCAGGCTGAAGGCACAGTGTTTGGCTATCTCTGTATCCACTGTCTGAGCCCGAGCCGGGTCAGTCATAGAGAGGTACTGATCCAGCAGCTGCTGAGGGATGACGTTCtacagacagagtgagagattAAAGAGTTTGATGATCAAAGAGCAGTGGGGGAAGGACATTGTAAGAGTATTTAATAATCAGAGTCAGTTCCGATCAATGCCAACTGTAAAGGAGCATATCGATATCTCCAGGATGTAttatagggctgcaactaacgattattttgataatcgattaatcggCCTATTATTTT contains:
- the LOC128355314 gene encoding pre-miRNA 5'-monophosphate methyltransferase, which gives rise to MATTCEVGNDAVDELNDPGAAPYGNFINYYTFNPPENRLSLIPETLLQDLGYSGDTTLLLDVGCNSGDLSVALYKHLVQQPECEADRRKVHLLGFDLDETLIERAQQTNPLPANISFLPLDITEENNKQLQDYLHQHSSSHFHLCVCLAVTMWVHLNHGDSGLLQLLSHLASISQHLLLEAQPWKCYRSAARRLRKLGRSDFDHFKTLKIRGDMAEHAKEHLERNCNMDLIQSFGSTTWDRKLLLFKRR